The nucleotide window AAAAGATTGAGAAGAAAGGTGgcaagaagaaggagatgattacggtggaagttaagaaggaaatcgtTGAGAAGTACAAACAAGGTATGCAAAtggctgaaattgcaagattttataagatgTCTACGTCTGCATctcgtctgcagaggaggagggggaaaagcaGAGGACTCCCTCACTTCagatgagattagggagatgtgtaaattGTGAGAAACAGTGAAAATTTTTGTAGTaaagcaccacccaaataaggctgtagcagtgtgaacgatgaatctgtttaacgacAATGCAATTCACATTTCCACGAAATCCTTGAAagaaggcaaaagcaagtgtcattggataggttccttgttaaagttgcatgaaaagaaaaaggttccactgagccaataggtagcagtgattccattagtgatagtgaaaatcatcctacacaataaccctcctctctcttgtctccctcaccaaccacgaaggttttcaaaggtaagtgcaggctcatttgtttatttttctttattattttgtactatataacagtattgtaatcatttttatgtgaatattttgggggtgtggaatgaatcatctgagtttccattattatggggaaattcgctttgatatgtaagtgctttggattacgagcatgtttccagaatgaattatgctagcaaaccaaagttttactgtatcttggtttaatttaaaagtattgaTGGGAAGATTCCAACttatactacaaatctgtagtaatcaaacaATATGATACAGGcgaaaaatagacatatagatcaatggaacagaacagaaaacccagaaatcaaTCCAcaattgtatggtcaattaatcttcaacaaagcaggaaagaatatccaatgggaaaaagacagtctcttcaacaaatggtgttgggaaaactggacagtaacatgcaaaagaataaagttggcccactttcttacaccatacacaaaagtaaactcaaagtggattaaagatctaaatatgaaaactgaaactataaaaatcctagaagagagcacagacagtaatttctctgacatcactcatagcaacatttttctagatatgtctcctgaagcaagagaaacaaaagtaaaaatgaattattgggactacatcaaaataaaaagcttctgcatagcaaaggaaacaatcaacaaaactaaaagacaacctactgaatgggaaaagatttgtaaatcacatatccaacaaagggttagtatccaaaatatataaagaacttacacaactcaacaccagaaaaacaaataatccaattaaaaataggcagaagacatgaacacacatttctctaaagacatccagatggtcaacagacacgtGACAAGATACtctacatcactaatcatcagggaagtgcaaagcaaaaccacaatgagatatcacctcatacttgtcagaatggctaaaataaataattttaaaaaacaagaaacaacaagtgttgatgaggatgtggaaaaagattccatgcactctggcaggaatgcaaactggtgcaaccactgtagaaaactgcatggagtttcctcaaaaaaaaataaaaaatagaactaccttatgatccagtaattgcactactggttatccaaagaacacaaaaacactaatttgaaaggatatatgcacccatatatatatatatattccaaccccaaaatataggtatatatatatatatatatatatatatatatatatgtgtgtgtgtgtgtgtgtgtgtgtaggtatatatatataggtgtgtgtgtgtgtgtgtatatatatatgaatatttttcatccataaaaaaattaaatcttgcaatttgcagcaacatggatggagatagtataatgctaagcaatataagtcagtcagagaaagacacatatcatatgatttcactcatatgtggaatttaagaaacaaaacaaagtaacaaaggaaaaaaaaaagaaacaaaccaaaaaacagactcttaactctagagaacaaactgatggttaccagaggggaggtcagtGCAGGAataggtaaaataggtgaaggggattaagcaCACTTACTGAGTAACgtctagaattgttgaatcactgtattgtatacttgaaactaactAAACACTCtatattaactatactgaaattgaaatttaataaaaagtattgatggaaagtaaaaaaaaataattttaaataggaaTGTGTGGAGGAACTAATATTAATTAAATGCCTACTATATACCAAGTACTGTATTGGAATTTTACGTTTACCTCACTGACCCACACAACATTGTGAGGAAATACAGCTAAATTTTATAGCTAAAGAAGTACAGATTCAATGATGTCCAAAAGGAGCACAGCCAGCAGGAGTTAAAGCCTGGATGGAATGCCATGGCTTCAAATCCTGTTATTGTCTCACTATACAACTTAAGACAGCATCAGAACATGGGGAAAGTTTTAattaaagccattaaaaaaattttaagtaacctttacatccaatgtggggctcaagagatcctgagatcaagagttgcacgctctacctACTGAACTGGCCAGGCAACCCACAAAAAAATATCCGAACCACTGTTCGGTGCCTATAGTACCTAATATCTGAAATGGGGAATTAACTCTTCTctaaaacatttgtattttatgaaagtatgcatatatgtaaatattccaATTCTCCAcatgataaaattattaaaaagccCTCTGTCTTACTAGAaaatttctgggggcacctgggtggctcagttggttaagcgtctgacttcagctcaggtcgtgatctcacagttcatgggtttgagccccacatcggactctgggctgatagcccagagcctggagcctgcttcaaattctgtgtctccctctctctctctgaccctcccttgctctcactctgtctctcaaaaataaatgaacgtttaaaaaaaatttacaaaaaagaaagtttctgtTAACCAGAATTCCCAgagctctttttaaatttaagccgTTATGAACAacgtattttatatttttttcctctacattcTTTATAGTGAGAGACATTGCACCTAACCATTTAGTGTTAGTTTATATCTGAGTCACATTTATATCATAAACATAGTATAACTTCAGTAAGAGATGTCTTAAATTCTCATGGAGATAGCTATGTTCATCAAAAGGGGATATGTCTCCACAAGTCAGTTCAGAATTGAGTATCTtgtgttgtgaaatgatcacctgTAAGATAAATCTGAGGAAattctccccatttctttcctttaggtCAATGTTACAGATTATAATTAGAATTTCTATGCTTCCTACCATCCTTAGAATTGATGTTCTGGAtcacataaaagtaaaattttcataaattaaaaaagtgactcaagatcactttttaaaaaataaaaccagtaagtGACTTCTGAtcatttataaatggaatcaatagATTGAAAGGCCACAGGACAATTGACAACCATCAATGAATGCAAAGACATAGCTGAGTAAAGTTACAGAACtccaaagataaagaaagaagattAAAAGCAGGGAACCGAAAAGAGTGTTATTGTTCCAGGGTTAAGATGAAATTTTTCACCATTTATCACAGATATTCATCCATAGCCGAGGAACTCTTTAGGTTTTCCCTTGTGTTTGTAAGAGGTCCTGAGTTTCAAATCCCACCCATAGCCCTACCTCTAAACTTGGAGTCAGAGGAACCAAGTCCcggcctggctctgccactcgcTATTCATCGttgagcaagtcacttctctCTGAGTTCTCTCATTTGTTAAAGCATTTaatacaacaataataataataacatatccACTATCAGTTTTATGAGAATGAGATAGAAGCGAGAAAGTGCCCAATACAGTAACCTGACACAGGTGTGGGTCCATAGAAATATTGATTTCATCTCAAATGTCATACTCTATAAAGACTTTCCTCCACTTTTCACATGGGAAAACAGAAGTTCAGAGGGAAGACTTGTCATTTTAAagtgaagatatttaaaatttttaatttttttatttgaggggggaagggcagaggcccacgaccctgggatcatgacctgagccaaaactgagagttggacactcaaccaactgagccacccagacacccctgagtCAAGATATTTTAAGTTCACTCCCTGTTACATATCACTAGACGCTTGCCTAATCTCTTCATGGCTGCCTGCATCTCCTGGTTCCTCAGAGTAtagatcatgggattgagcatgGGGGTCATGACCGTGTAGCTGATGGACACAGCCTTGTCCATGGGGAAGGGGGTGAAGGGCCGGgcatagatatagatacaggGAATGAAGATCATAGACACCACAATGATGTGGGTGGTGCAGGTAGAAGCTGCCTTCTTCCTCGCCTGCTCTGAATGGGACCTCAACATCACCAGGATGACTGTGTAAGAAATCAGAAGGAGAAGGAACCAGATGAGGACCAGCATTCCACTGTTGGAGATCATGAGGAACTCCAGGACGGAGGTGTCAGTGCAGGCAAGTCTCAGCACTTGTGGGATGTCACAGTAGAAGTTATCCAGAACACTGGGACCACAAAAAGGCAAGGGGAGCATCAAAGCCAGCTGGACAATGGAGTGAACAAATCCCCCTAACCAAGCAGCCACCACTAGCCCCACACAGAGCTGAGTGTTCATGATGGTGACATAGTGGAGGGGCCGGGAGATGGCTATGTAGCGGTCATAAGCCATCactgagagaaagaagacagtccCACCTCCCAAGAGGTGAAAGAAGAAGATCTGAGTCATGCAGCCCTGGTAGGAGATGGTCTTGACCTCATGAAGGAAGTCCACCAGCATCTTTGGAGAAGTGACAGTGGAATAACAGAGGTCTATGACAGCCAGGTTTCGGAGCAGAAAATACATGGGCATGTGGAGCCGGCAGTCAAAAGTCACTGTGACCATGATAAGGAGGTTTCCTACAACGGTGGTGACATAGACAAATAGGAACACCAGGAACAGGAATTTCTCAAGGTCCCGGGTCTGTGAGAATCCTAAGAGGATAAACTCTGACACCCTTGTGATATTCTGTGCTTCCATGGGCTCTTCCCCACATGCCTAAGGGAAAACTgtgcaaaacaaaaattatgaaaattccATTGTTTTCCTTTGGAGAGTCAGGAATTGGTTGATCAAAGTCACTGTTGAATATATTTCAAGATGGAGTTTAGGGGAGCCTtccatggaaataaatacattttcaaggcTCTCACAGACTTATCTCCCTAACCACACCCTACAATGTATTACAGACATTTATGGATCTTTTCCCCTTTGTATCACTGTCCTCATCCATGGGTTTCAAGTCTGATTCACACCAGATGTGCCCAATGCCTTGTGAACTACAGGCTCCCCAAAtacaatgaatcaatgaatgaatgaataaacatatcaGCAAATACCTGTGACCACAAACGTCATCCACCCGGATGCATAAATCTTGAGAGGATATAAAAACTAATGATTTTAGATAAACACATAGATGCTTTTTCCTGGCAGGGATTTGAAGAGCTGCATGATTCACTGCTGAAGGAAGAGAGGTGTGGATTAGAAGAGATTGTCATGTCCTAATTCGGAAACAAATGTAAAGCAAACAAGCAGATGATCTTGGCTGAAGCTGGGCTGGGATGATTGgcacttctcaaacttttccataTAAAAACTCCTCTAATGGTATTTGTTGCCATGGGGCCATCTGTGGGGGTAATTCAAATCAGCCCAGGACAAATGCAAAAATTCCTTGAACTCTCAAGCTTTATATTTTAACACTTATGTAACTTTCTATTATACACATATCTCTAGACAATCTTTgagaggctttttaaaatttaagtattgTGGCTTGTAAACTTTGATTGCTAAGGCCAAGGTGTTATAGAAAATATaaggtaaagaagaaatcaatttCTTTAGTTCAGTAAGTGAAAGCTCCAGAAGGACATTCACTTGAAAAATAAACTGAGTTCTTTAATATTAAAACCCATTCACTTGagttacattttctaaaattgttttctctAATCGTTCAGGAAAATTTTCCCTGAGGCCCCACCCTGTGAAGATAATAGAACAGAACAAGATTTCTCCTCCCTGGTTCCCACCTAATAAATATATGGGAAGGACAGCAGCAATTGCACTGAGGTACTTTTCACAGGGAATTGAATGAATATGTGTGAAAAGATTTCTACTAGCAAATATGAAACAGAATTATCTCTGAAATTATCTGTGAGGTATTACAGTATTGAAAATACTGTCATGTTTATATTATCTAAAACTCACATTTGTCCCCAATATTTGTGTAAAAGCTGTGTTCCAGGAAGATTCACTCTGTTTATTCTGTGGCTTCACCAACTTCCAGcataaaactatttgaaaaatgtCCCCATGGATAACTAAGAACCCCTGTAAGCCTTTTGGTGGGAAATGATGTGATGAGACAGAGTTAAAATAGGCTTATCCCAGCATACTAGGGATAAGCCCCGAGACAGGCGAAAGTGGAGCTGGCACTCCAGGGGTGTTGTCAGAGCAACTCCAACAGAAGATCATATGTCTTTGTCTCTGGCTTTGTGTCCTTGCTCTACCACATGGTGTCAAGGTCAATCTGGGTGGGCAGCAGTTTAAATGGCCTGGTTTGACCTCTCTGAGAAAGTTCCTGACCTCCTAACTCTTTACCCGAATCCCAAACCTCCCACCTGATCATGGATTCCAAAATGCCAACAGCACAGTTTTATTatccttgtttttatctttatcccTATTAAGATTTATGCCCCATTAAGGCACTTTTATATCCCTTTATCAGTCAGAAATACACACTGTGTAACGTCAACTTCCTAAAAGACATTTTCCCTCTAGATCCAAACTTTCAAAAATTTTCCCTGGTTCTTCATTGCCTACAAGAAAGAATTCACACTTACATGAGTTTTCAAGGGCTTCCACACAAACTGGCTCCTGCCTTTCTTTGCACACCCATCTGTCACTTAGCAGTAGTTGAGGTAGTAAACGTTTCTTGCACTCGTAGCAGGAATCGTTGTCGTTGTAGTAGTAGACATTTACTGCgtgtttactatgtgctaagcactatGCTAAGAATTTCATAAACATTAGTCTGTTTAATTCTCATATAATCTTTGCATgcttataaaatacaataaattctattaattatcccactttacagatgggtaaACTAAGGCTTCAAGTTGGTAAATAGTTTGCAGCAGGTCACACAGAGTGAGTAGCAGAGCTCTGCTACTCTGGGACTCTGACCCAGGTCTGATTAGTCCCAGAATCTGCACTCCTAACTACTATTCTCTTCCTACTTGCTCCCTGATGAGAACCCTTGGCTTCAACCAAACTGATCTCCTCTTCAGTTCCTTAGGCATCAGGGCATTTCATCAGGCCAGTGCGCCACCTGGATTTCCTTCCCATCTTCATCTATCTGAATCTCACCTTTCCTTCAAGGCCCAAGAGTAATTAGCCAATCCATAACATTGTCATGGACTAGTATTTTTCCATGAGGATGGTTCTATTTTCTCGCTTGTGTTTGTAATTTCAGTGCAAGTCTGATATGTCGAGTGCTACACAGTTCCTTAGGGTGCACATAGCCTTTCTCATAGATGGTTCCCAAAAGAATGCTTGGCGGCTTGATGGTGGGCGGAGTGCTGGCATGGGCCCCGAGCACTGTGGGAGGTGAGAAGAGAGGGAGTAGCCATCGAATGAAAGAGTTCAGTTCAAGGGAATTTGAAAGGAACCCAAAATCCTAATTCCCAGCATCGCCACATTTACAAAAGCATCATCTTAGCATGGCCAGCATGCTTAGCACAAACTCGTAAGAATCTTTGGAAATGATTCTTCCACTTACATGCAAAGAGAATAGAtttagatggaaaataaaattaaacaaacaaacaaacaaataaataaataaataaagagatggaTCCCAGACACTTTTCTGTTGTTGCTCAACCTTGTTTCCCATCCATCTTGCTCTTAGGAAATCCATCCACACGGGA belongs to Acinonyx jubatus isolate Ajub_Pintada_27869175 chromosome E1, VMU_Ajub_asm_v1.0, whole genome shotgun sequence and includes:
- the LOC106989981 gene encoding olfactory receptor 4D1 is translated as MEAQNITRVSEFILLGFSQTRDLEKFLFLVFLFVYVTTVVGNLLIMVTVTFDCRLHMPMYFLLRNLAVIDLCYSTVTSPKMLVDFLHEVKTISYQGCMTQIFFFHLLGGGTVFFLSVMAYDRYIAISRPLHYVTIMNTQLCVGLVVAAWLGGFVHSIVQLALMLPLPFCGPSVLDNFYCDIPQVLRLACTDTSVLEFLMISNSGMLVLIWFLLLLISYTVILVMLRSHSEQARKKAASTCTTHIIVVSMIFIPCIYIYARPFTPFPMDKAVSISYTVMTPMLNPMIYTLRNQEMQAAMKRLGKRLVICNRE